In Salinibaculum sp. SYNS191, the genomic window CGAGCGTCCCGCCCCCGCGTCCGGACGCACCGTCGAGCGCAGCGGCTGTCGGTTCCAGTCGGGGCGAACAGGCGGCGCAACCGGAGGAAGACAGTCACGGAGCGGGACGCCGCACACCCGCCTGGCCGCCCCGTGGCAGCGTTCAGGTCACGTGGCCGCCTGGCGCGGCTCCGGATAAAAAAGTCAGTTCCGGTCGACGATGACGACGTCGGTGCCGATTTCGTCGCTGTCGATGCGCTCGAAGGTCGGCGGCGAGATGAACCGCGAGGCGGCGCTGCGGTCGCGGCTGGCACCGAGAAAGACGAGGTCGTACTCCCGGCCGTGCTGGGCGAGGAACTTCTCGATGCGCGTCTGCGAGACGCGGGTCTCGATGTTCCCCTCGAAGGTCTCGACCAGGTTCGCCAGTTTCTCCTCGGCACCCCGGCGTTCGCGGTTGGTGGCGATGCAGGTACCGACGCTGACCTGCCCGGTCTTGCCGGCGAGCCGGGTGGCGAAGTCGACCATGCTGTGGGCGGTGGCGCTGGCACCGCGCACCGGGACGAGAACCCGCCGCCAGTGGGTCCGCCCGCCGGTCGAGCGGTGTGCGATGACGTCGATGTCGCTGCCGAACAGCCCGCGGATGTACGAGGTGACGGTCCCGTGGTGGGTCTCGTAGGGCGTGGCGATGAGGTCGCAGTTCGCCTCGTGGGCCGTCCGCACCACCGTCCGCGCGGGCGAGGAGTCGCCGTCGACCGCGACGACCACCTCGCAGGGGACGCCGACCTGGGTCTCGATGGCGTTGGCCTGCTCCTCCAGCGCCGTGGCAGACTCCGACACCGCCTCGTTCCCTCCCAGCGAGTCCAGCGCGTCCCGGCCGATGCTGTCGAGTTGTTCGCCGGACGGCTCGCCGCTGCCGACCAGCTGGGTGTTGCCGTGCTCGCGCAGGAGCGACCGTTCCGCCCGGGCGACGCGCTCGTCGTCGACGATGTCGAGCAGGACGACCTTGCCGGCGCGGTGGGCACCGGCGAGGCGTGCCCCCAGCATGGCGGTCTCCCTGGCGGTCTCGCCGCGCATCGGCACGAGGACGTGGTCGTCGCCGCTGGTGGACTCGTAGAGGTACTGGGCGCGCTGTTCGTACACCAGCCTGCGCCAGCCGTCGAAGGCGACGGCGACCATGCCGCTGCTGACCGCGATGCTCAGGACGTAGAACTCGGGGTTGTCTATCTGGGAGTAGACGAACAGGGTCAGCAGCGCCGTCGAGAACGCCGCCGGTTCCTCGACGTCCAGCGCCCACGTGACGGCTCCGGTGAGGAAGATGCTCAGGGCGGCCCCGATGGCGTGAATCTCGCCGGCCTGTGGCGTGTAGAACACCCGGGTGGCGAACTCGACGGCGAGGAGGCCACAGACCGCCCCGGCGGTCAGCCCGCCGACGAACCGAAGCGGCGAGGCGTACTTCCCCTCCGGGTTGGCAAAGAGCGTGTACGCGCCGGAGGCGAGCGGCGGGTACAGCAGAAAGGAGAGCACACCGAGCGCGTTGGCGAGTGCGGTCACCAGCCCGATGACCAGCGGGACGATGAGCAGTATCGAGAGGTGGACGAGGTTGCTGGTCTGCTCCAGCCACCGGCGAAGCTCCCGCACCTCGCGCCGCTCGAACCGGCGCATCCGGCGCAGCAGCGTGTTCCACCGCTCTCGCATAGCCCGCTCTACTGAATGCGGGGGTAAAAAAGTCTCCGCCGCGGGGCCGTTACGGGCGGGTCACTGTCGACTACAGTCGCGTCACGGCGTCGAGCGTGATGGCGATGGCGCGCTCGACGTTGTCCTTCGCCTTCTCGGGTAGTTCCTCGGCGTCGGTCTCGCCCTTCTGTGTGCCCTTGACGAGGTTGCCGTCGACGGTGCAGATGGCACCGGCGCGCATCCCCTTCCGGCGCGCGAGGGTAAACAGCGCCGCCGCCTCCATCTCGACGGCGAGTATGCCCGCCGCTTCCCAGTCCGTGACGTACTCTTCGGTCTCGGCGTAGAAGGCGTC contains:
- a CDS encoding HPP family protein codes for the protein MRERWNTLLRRMRRFERREVRELRRWLEQTSNLVHLSILLIVPLVIGLVTALANALGVLSFLLYPPLASGAYTLFANPEGKYASPLRFVGGLTAGAVCGLLAVEFATRVFYTPQAGEIHAIGAALSIFLTGAVTWALDVEEPAAFSTALLTLFVYSQIDNPEFYVLSIAVSSGMVAVAFDGWRRLVYEQRAQYLYESTSGDDHVLVPMRGETARETAMLGARLAGAHRAGKVVLLDIVDDERVARAERSLLREHGNTQLVGSGEPSGEQLDSIGRDALDSLGGNEAVSESATALEEQANAIETQVGVPCEVVVAVDGDSSPARTVVRTAHEANCDLIATPYETHHGTVTSYIRGLFGSDIDVIAHRSTGGRTHWRRVLVPVRGASATAHSMVDFATRLAGKTGQVSVGTCIATNRERRGAEEKLANLVETFEGNIETRVSQTRIEKFLAQHGREYDLVFLGASRDRSAASRFISPPTFERIDSDEIGTDVVIVDRN